CAGTATTGAGATTGCTTTAGCTCAGCTTCTTCACAGTTTTGACTGGCAACTTCCTCCTGGTGTCCAACCAAAAGATTTGGATATGGATGAAGCTTTTGGCATCACAATGCATAGGATCGAAAAcctcgtcgtcgtcgccaaacCCCGCTTCTCCTAGACAACGGTGAACAACAGACAAGCCAACTGAAAATCTCCTCTTCAACTTGGAAACATTATCCCTAGGCTTTTGCTTGTTATAGAAGCCTAGAAAGAAGAAGCTAGAGATGTTTTTAAGTGTCGTCTATGTTTTATAAATAGAGTCTCCATGTAATTTTTCATCTAAGTTGAGTAAGTAAACATATATGGTTGCTTCTACGTGTCTTTCTATGTTCTATAAAATAGAGTCTCCATGTAACTTTTCATCTAAGTTAAGTGAATAAACATGTATGGTCGCACAACCCCCCcttctctccccctctctctctctctctctctctctctctctctctctctctcctttttttttgtgggtcataCTCTCTCTCCTTCAAATGGTTACTTCTTTATATTACTCCATCTACGCAAGCATTATGTGGTTCTGCATTGGTGGTACAATTTGTTTATGCCCAACAATGAAGGGAACGGATCCCCGATTACGTACGCAGTGGAATTACTCTGAATTAACAATCCCTAGAATCATCTTCGAATCACTGATCGGAGAAGCATATCACAAAACGGACATTCCTTgggttttcacagattaaatatCCACAATGCAGCGAGAGAATCCGTCGTCTACCGATTTCGCATTCATAACACAAACGAGAAAGCGTTGtgtttttttgtcttctctATTCTCTGTTGTTGGAACTGATAGAGAGAAACAATATAAAAACACGTAAAGACACCGTTTCAAAGATGCATTATCAACAATTGGCGTGGGGTGTGGTTGTCTACATGGGTGGACCACTGTATACCCCATGGACCCCaacaaacaacaacaacaaaaatcagTCGGGGTGGACATTGAGTCATGCATGTTGCAAAAATCAACACAAGGGCACACATGAGCaatgagaaaattacaaaaaaaaatcctaaatctattgcaattatgtcaattaagtcttaaaacttttttattttgctaatttagccttaaactttttacatttgtgccaattttatCCATCTGACCAACTTTAGCCCATCGATACTAACGTGGACTCCGGCCGACCATGATGTggcaattttcaatatattttttttcaaaaaattatttccttcttatttgttttattttcttttattctcttctccttcttcttctagtaGATTGCCGAGACAAGGGCCGATGAGGGCGACATCTGCCCTCACCTAGCGATGGCGAGGCCAGCCTCGCCCATCGGCAATTGGTTGGGAGaagaaggataaaaaaaaaagtaaaatgaaagaaaacaagaaaagaaaaataaaaaataaatattattagaaattgccACGTCAGCGGAGGCCTTcgaaagttggccggatggactgaactgaaataaattcaaaagacttataactaaattggtataattacaataagtttaggatttttttataatcctcCCACGAACAACGTCAAtagcaagagagagaatcttTGATAGAGACGGAGGCACCACAGGATTCTAGTGAGTGAGAAGGAGACAGAAGAAAAATCCTCGACGTGTCCAAAAGATATGAACGGGTGGTATCTGAGGAAGGTACTGGTACACTTTGAATGCTAGTTGCAGAGGAAAACAAGTCCCTCAGCTACTGTCTTAaagttctcttgtttttttctaGCTAATGTCAAAAGGGAGACCTATGGTGTGGAACGTTAAGTTTTGTTGGAATTTGGGAGCCAATTTCTAGAATAGTGCAGCATGCAGAAATATCTGTTGaatattggaaaaattatccaaaaaattcttaacaCATTGCAATttcccaattcaatcctaaatctttttactttttgttcattGAATCAATTAGGTCAATCATGACCGAAAATTATTGATGCGAACGCCAACGTTTTATGTAACACAGCCGACatcgacgtgaataatttttaataatatttaatattttatagaatttttttccttttttttttcttttcttggttttttttttctcagtggGGGTGAGGCCATGACGCTCTTGTTGGCCACTGGCAAGGGCCATGATTGCCTCACTCGACACTTCGCCGACCGCAGGCGAGGCCATCGCACCCGCAGACAAGGTTGGCGTCACCTAGATCATCGCGATCGACCGCTAGCTAGGCAACTTGGCCTAGATCCAGGCAAGGCATCGCAGCCCTCGCCAATcgccaaggaaaaaaaaccaagaaaataaaaacaaaggaaaaataaaataataaaataataaaattttgaaaaaatattaaataatatcaAAAGTTGTCAACATCAGGCCCCACTGTCCACGTCATtaatttccaaccaaaagtGGCTACAtgaatttaattggcaaaaagtgaaaaggtttaaaactcaattggcaaacttaaaaagtttaagactgaattagcaaaaatgcaataaatttaagactttttggataatttttcggTTGAACACTAGAGAGCTCTAGTTGTATCCTGCAAAAAATCTAGCCTTGGGAGGTAGGTAAGGTTTGTGGTTCTAGCTTAGTTTGTTATAGTTAGGAATTGCGGTAAAAATCCTCTAAGGGGGGTGATGCGCTCCATAAATAGATATTAGATTGAATTGATAGTGGAGGGGAGTGGGGAGCTGAGAATAGAATACATCTCTTGTAATGCTCCTCCACCACTCCTCCATCACTTGTACAACTATTTTGTCAAACTAAACAAACTATCCTTGTCCCATGAAACCTTGAACTTAGATACCTTGTCCCCTTGTCATTCCTCTGCCAAATGTatcccacacacacacacacacttgcACATCAAACCACAAACTAACCGTGGTATCAAAATCGTGCCTCCGCATTCCAGCATTGGTATCAGAGATCCAAAAATCAACAGGTCTCCAGGCACCCTTTTCGCATTTTGCATAAATGGGTTAAGTGGAAATTCAACCTACTTTCATCAGTAGCTGCTGCCAAATTCTCCAGAAAAACTAAAGAGCTTCACAAACTTCCTTTCAAAGTACTGCAGAATACCATGTAAAAAGGGGACTGTATCACAAGATTGAGTTCATACCACTCCAGAGAAGCAACATAAGAATAATCTTGCAGAAATAGGTTATCTGTTTGGTTTCCATCACACGACGCATCAAGAAAAGTCTTTTAAGGGACCTAATTATTTGGCAGATCTCTATCAAAACGGAACTTACTAAGCCATGACAGTTCCATGAACCATGAGATTTTTCAAAGGCATGGGGCTTCCGACAATTGTCCTGACCGTGGGGTTACGTATTGATCTAGAAAAAGAGGACCACAAACCAGTTTTCGATGCAACAGGCCAACGATTCTGGGACCACAAAAGGAGTGATTGCTAGGCAGTTTGGCAGCTTGGGTCGCAACAGCATTTGTATTTCTCGCTATTTTCATCCCTATACTGGTAGTATTCTATCATAACCCTTCCCAAGATAATTATCCCGAGGCAATGCTAAGAGGGTAAGATGAATGAACACACGTCAAGTTGCAACTAGGGTTGATGTCTTGAACCAGGACAAATGCATCACATAAGTACAAAAAGGGTGACATCTGCTAACTTGACTTATATTTGAATAAAACGAAATAATTCTCAGCAGACTCAGAAGGTTTCTACAAGTCTCATGTATAAGAAGACAGAATGTATGCAGATCAAACACAACGACAGTTCCAACATCACTTACAGTGCAAATTTCTGGTGAAATGGCAATGGCTCTCCTTCAGCATCTGTTTCTCTCAACCTTGGTGATAGCGGCTGTGATTGCATTTCTATTGAAGAACAAGCTTAGGAAAAGAAAGTACAACCTCCCACCAAGCCCTCCCAAGTTACCGATCCTCGGCAATCTCCATCAGCTAGGGAAATTGCCACACATATCCCTCCACCACCTTGCGAGAACATACGGCCCGATCCTCTTCTTACAGCTCGGTGAAATCCCAACTGTAGTTGTTTCCTCAGCTAGAATGGCGAAGGAGGTAATGAAAACCCACGACCTTGCACTTTCGAGCCGTCCTCAGATCTTCTCCGCCAAACACTTGTTCTATGGCTGCACTGACATGGTCTTCTCCGCCTACGGTGCTTATTGGAGGCATATAAGAAAAATTTGCATACTTGAACTGCTTAGTGCAAAACAGGTTCAGTCATACAGTCATGTCAGGGAAGAAGAAGTTGTTCGTTTAGTTGACCGGATTACAGAGTCTAATCCAGGCACCACAAACCTAACTAAACTGCTCGGGTTATATGCAAATGATGTTCTATGTAGGGTAgcttttgggagagatttttcGGGAGGAGGGGACTACGACAGGCTTGGGTTTCAAAAGATGCTGGAGGAGTACCAGGAGTTGCTCGGAGGATTCAGCATAGGAGATTTCTTTCCTTCCATGGAATTCATCCACAGCCTTACCGGGGTGAAGTCCAGACTTCAGCACACTTTTCAGCGCTTTGATAATCTGTTCGACGAGATGCTGAGAGagcatcaaaaagaaaataaagctaCGAAGTTGCACAAGTATCTTGTGGATGTTCTACTTGATATACAGAAGGACGGTTATGGTGAAATGCCTCTCACCAGAGACAATGTTAAAGCCATCATCCTGGTTTGTGAATCATTCTTCCCTTTGGTTTCGGTATTTTATCATATCAATAGACTTGTACAGCCAAGCAGATCCCTCAGCACGAAGAATCCTCTCATATGTAGCACATGGGTTTTGCAGGATATGTTTGCAGCAGGAACTGATACAACATTCATAACCCTTGATTGGGGAATGACAGAGCTCGTCATCAATCGAAAAGCCATGGAAAGAGCACAAGCCGAAGTACGAAGCGTCgttggagagagaaaatacGTGCAAGAAACTGACCTACCTCAACTGCAATACTTGAAGGCTGTCATTAAGGAGATATTCCGGTTGCACCCTCCTGCTCCAGTGTTAGTCCCCAGAGAATCCATGGAGGACATAACTATTGATGGGTACTCCATCCCAGCAAAAACCCGTTTCTTCGTCAATGCTTGGTCAATTGGGCGGGACCCACAATCCTGGGTCGACCCAGAATCATTTCTACCAGAGAGATTCCTTAATGAAAATAGCAACATCGACTTCAAAGGGCAGGATTTTGAGCTGATACCCTTCGGTGCAGGTAGAAGGAGCTGCCCGGCTATTGCATTTGGAACTGCCAGTGTCGAGCTTGCTTTAGCTCAACTTCTTCACAGTTTCGATTGGGAGCTTCCTCATGGGACCCAGCCTAAGGATTTGGACATGACTGAAGTTTTTGGCATCACAATGCACAGAATTGCCAACCTCATGGTTGTAGCCAAACCCCGCTTCTCCTAGACGACAGCAGAAATGAGCAAACAAGCTGGCTTAAAATCTTCTCTCTGACTTTGTAATCAATTACTTTTTGCTTGTTATAGAAGCCTGAGAAGAGAGAAACAGCTGGATGCTATCTGTGATCTATATAGTTAAGAATAAGGCATGTACTTGGTCTGCAATTATATAATCTCGAGAATTTTAAGTCAAGGACAAGCTAGCTTCTGAAATCAGCACATACATACTCACACATATGCCTCCATATGCACATACATACACCCACATTCAAATATGAAGCTATAACCGGGCTCTATTATGATATCCAGTCTGAAGATTTATGTTACGGCATCAAAGTGCAACCAGGCATGCTTTGGCATCAAAATGCAGAGTATTACAAAACTTATTCTTGACCCTTTCTCCAGAACACGTAAACCAATGAGCAGGCTAGACATCAAACCCATATAGCAGGTCTAGCCTGTCAAGTGGGTTGTAAAGAATGGGTTCTATGAGCATATGCCTCACTTAGAACAAATGTTGTCCCAAGTAAAAGACTGCTTATGCGATTATATGCCAAATAAAAGCTCTCTTAGCTATTTGAGATACTGTTATGTGAAAAACCGTGgcaatggagaaagaaaagggtAGATAAAGCAGTAAAATATATGAGAAAACAAAACATAGAGGCATTGCCGCATGAGTCATCGCAGGCACAAATGTCCCACACCTACTACATTCAAATTATGGGAACAATGTCCGACTCAGCAAGAGCACAACAAAATTTCTTTGTTGAGATACTGCTTCTCTCAACAAAAGTTCTCAGATAGTTTACACTCCAGCTAGTCTCATAGCCACTCACAAAGCCTAAATTGACAGCTACAAGCTACCGTACCTTGCATAGACGCAAAGggttacaaaagaaaaagaaatggcttTACTATCATTGCATGAACTAATTCCACCATTATGCTGGTAAAACTCAAAAGTTTTTATCTCATGGTGCAAAACTGAGGTCTTAAGGTACTTCAACAGTAACTTGGCAATTATCATCAGTGGGTTCTTAGCTCCTGAATATAACGACCTAGTTGTTGTCCACCGAGGAATAAGGCGTCGGCAACGAGAAAGAGCCCAACCTATACCAGAATGTAGAAACCAGAATTTAGTCCTTTTGGCCAACAACCAGAAATTAATCTATCAAGCCAATGTGAGACTCATAATAGACCGTGAGGAGATTTTTCACAAATCTATCAAATAGAAGAATCACCAGACGAGCGGAAAATACTAATTGATAGGTCCAACCCTCTTTGGCAGCTGTTGCTCTTTGTTGGTCAGTCCAACTGAGAACAGGGAAAAGCAGAAAAATATAAGAATGTACAGTATAGTAAAACAAAAGTCTGCTGCCAAATTCTTTTGCAGTTTACCTAATGATAATTATACTTGCCAAGAATAattttacaagaaaaagaaaaaagttaatttaatttatctTGAAGCTTGTCGTATTAAAAAACATCTTGATAATCAAATATATTCAAAATCCATGAAAACCCATCCGACGAAATCTATTTGCCAAGTTACAAGTGTGGAAGAAGTTAAGGATGCTTTGAAAATGGGAGTTGGGACCGTATTGGTCCTGGGCACAATGTGCACACACCACATGGTCACTACCAAGCAGTATCGCCATATAGGTTATATTTAAGCAAGCTATATAAAAATCCTCACATCTCCTCCATTTCTTAATTTTATCCTGCCTTTTTAGGTTATCAAAATAATTCCTCACCTTCGAACTCATAACAAATCATCCCAAGATTAGGTTCCCTAAAACAAAACTATAGTTCAATTAcctcttttcccttttgagCATTATGAATTTGCAAGATTCCCATTAAGGCCAATATTTCTTTTAGGAAAAACataatatttaatttatatgTACAGAAATAATTGAGAAAGTTATAGTAAATTAAAAAGTGTTGATATAATTTGCATaaacattttccaatttaaaAGGTAAAAACAAACACACGAAGGAGAGGGGGGGATCACACACAAAAAACATGGAATAAGGGAAGGAATCTAACGGAACATTCTTTCTCAGAGATGTTGGTATAAGATTGAAAACCTTTCAACAAGTTTGGATTGTCATTTGGTCTTAAATTTATCACCTAAAACTGAACAGGCGGTCACAACCACCACCCAGTCAACTGATTTGTGCTCATACAGATCAGGTCAACTCGACCTGCATGAATGCACAACCCCATGATGTTTTCCACCATCCAGCCACATGATGTATAATTCTCTGTATCTGCAATTTCAAACTCAGGCAGAATGTCCTCGACCAATCTCTATCACAGCATGGCATATTGTAAGTTCTAGAAAGCATAACGGAATGCACAAAGTGAGTTTCCGAATGCATATATTTTCATACTCCGGTTGTATCATGGTCAAGAGAATTAGAAAATAAGGTAGAAACTACAAAACAGCTACGCACATCTGAAGAAAAAGTGGGCTCAAATGATGAGATATTTACCCCAGAAATTCCGAAACACCGCCAATTCCAGCAAATTTAAGAGGCTGGGGGCCCTCTCTGGGGAGATCCTGCTCAAAAATGGTCGCACCCGCCATCATAACGAGCTCATCAACTTAAAGCGTGGACGATGAATCATAGAAGATGTTTACCTCTTCTTCAGAAGCCTCTAGGCCACCTTGAACCCAGAAAAGACTTCTATAACCAGCATTATAGAGAAGCTCGCAAGCAGCTAATGATCTGggaaaaacaagagaaaaggaaaagaaacgatGATAAACCATAGTGCGATCAATTGTCAATAGACATAAAACCAAGCCTACAATCGCGAACAAATGCGTGCAAGCAAAGATCCTAGCCCGAATATCCTTACACTTGCATTAACAATGCAAGCACATTATTTTCTACTCCCCCTTCATTGTTACAATTCCAGCAATGGGAAACCATGGTGCACTTAGATGCTTGCTATGACCATGCATATGATGCTAAAGCAACTGGACGGGGTTTCAACTGGGAAGCTTCTTATTTAATTGTCCAGGGTTTTCGCTGCTCTGCCAGAAAGCAAAATGGTTCCCACTTTGCCATGTCACTCAAAAGGTCAGCTTCTCATGAGAAAAGTTAGAAGCACATGATGGACGGTAGATCATTCTAAAGCGAAGCGGCTTTTATCATGAATAGTGAAGAATGAAATCACGTAAAATTGGTTTCCCCGACAAAGGCATGTGAGCAAAATAATAGAAACCAAAGCCACCCAATTGGTCAGCATAAGATTGGACAATTCTTAGCAAAAATTCTTACCTCAAACCTTTCTGGCATGCAACAATAAGATCAgaatcttttggaaatttttcctcAATACTTGGTAAGAACTGCCTGTTGAAGAGTAAATAATCTATATACTGTCGAATGTAATAAGGGAAAAAGAATGACAGCATGTATTTTCAGAACAGACTTGTTATAGGACAGTGTAGGTGCACCACTCCACCAACCACCTACAAATACATGGAGAAATTGGTCATAACTGCCAATGGCCCTTCTGTACTAAGTTACACGAAATCACAACCTGTAAACACCAATCATGCCTAAAGCATCACAGTCCAGCAACACCAGTATCTGTCATTTTAGCAGATCATATGGTCGAAAGAAGACTAATTTTAGCACATTCTAATATCCCAAATAGGATTTCTGCGAACATCCAAGTGCTAGATCGTAACTGAAAAGCATGGCTTAAGTAAAGCAAAAGACAGTACCCATCACAAAGCTTGTCATCTTCCTAGAAAGAGTCCCAGGATCAAATCCACTATTGTCATCAAATATTGGAATCCAAGTTGATCCTTTGACCCAAGCCTTAAGCAgcagagaaacaaaaaaacaaggtgaGGAGGAACAATTAAGAAGACAACCACCacatacaaaataaaaacataaaaaaaaaaaaaaaaaaaaaaacctccgtTCACAGTAAACAATACCCCCCAAGTCAGGTGGCACACGACATGCCAAATCCCTCAGCAGGAGATAATCGTCAAAAACAGTAAAATACAATATAATGTGGCACAATCCACTAGATGCCAAGGTGGAAGCATTTTATTTGGCCAAACAACATAATGCGATTTTGACATTTAGCAAGATCTGACTAAGGAATAATGCCAATTTACGAGCTTGCATAAAATTCTCCTAAGGCGGAGTTCATTTAAGGCCTCGACAGAGAAATTGGAAGCAAAAAAATCGAACAAATGAGCACTTGCCTTGTTGCGTTCCACGGAAGGGCGAACATCTAATAGGGTCTTATCTGAGAGTTGTATTGCATATCCAGCTTCCCTTGGAGTCAGACATTTAACCTTTTGTTCCCTAATCTATAAAGATTCCAGAAAAAGCAGAGCCTGAGGCACATATTCTGAAAGTTACCTATATTAGCTGAGGAAGTGACGGCTGCGTACCGTGTGATATACGGTTTCTCAGTCAGCATAAGACAAATGTGATATAATAAGAATGCTGATTTGGCCCTAAAGTCCTGATTATGATCAAAGGGTTTGATTTTTGAACCAAAAACACATGTTAAGGAAAGTCTAATTCATAATGCTTACACAGACATGAATAGCCCAAAAATCAGTTTTTCATTCAAAACCTAGGGGCTTGAGATTATCACATTCCATGTTTAGAAAATGAAACAGGAAACAGCATTCATATGGCATCAAGTAAAACAATTACAACATGAGATCCCTGAAAGCAACTAGATTTTGAAAACAGCCAGTTTGATTCTCATCCTCCCCGTGAATTTATCTCCAGATGTAACTGGACCGGACTGAAAGCAAGCTATTTGACTTTCAGAATACGAAACACGCTATGAACTCCAAAGACCGAAATTGCAGCATCTAGCAATTTTCCAGTGGATAAATGTGTGAAGTACCAGAGAGTCCCATCTCTTTCGGGCAGCAGCCATATCCTTCATTTGCTTTAAGTCATAGTCATCCATGTCAGCTATCATTCTGATAACACTCCGCTTCTGAGAGCGCACACACAGAACGAGAAGAAGGAAATAAGAGAGTCGAAACAAGCGAGAAGATAGGCCCAAACTCAAGTTATGCATCCATATTAAAGTAACGAAAGCAAGAACAAGACAATGCTATCTGAAAAGCTCAACACTTTGACCCaccaaaaaaaatgacaagaactAAGAAAAGCAAATCGATCCCATTTTCGCGCAAACGAGAAGGATAAGCAAATTACTGAACTTTAAGGCGAATTTCGAAAGTTGAACTCAATCCGAGAGAAGGAAGCTCCATAAAACCCTGAGGAGAATGCGTCTTCGTCCACGAGCTCTTCGCAGTTTGCACTCTGCGGGAAGTGGTGGACTGCGAAATCGTAAGAGGGCGGAGAGAGGGAAGCCCCAGAGCTTCCATGGCGGACACACCTTCGACAACGATGCGAAGTATATTATGTAATTTGACGTTGGGATGCTCtctttcgtttttcagcttacGAAGATAGCTTTCTTCGACTTTCTTCCTACTTGTTTGAGAGAAGCAAACGGTGACATTTTCTTATCCGCATCATTCACGGACAATGCTGCGTGGGGTCGCTAGCACGTTCTGTCGGGTTTGTTCTTGCGCTGTCGTCGGCCCGAATTCGGCTCATTTCTGGAAGCCCGCCAATTATTTGGGCCACTTTCAACATGCTCAATCCATCTTCCACCGCTCAACCATtagaaattggaaaatgttaGATATGGACAATCACTTCACGTAAAATCTCCAAGAAGTCGGCATTTCTCGTGAGATACAGTGTTGCATTCACATATCTGATTGAATTGATCTATCTAGAATGAAAGTTGGGTGAGGGTAATGAGAAATCCGATATGACGGATTTTGCCTGGTGGGGGTGAGTACAATGATTGGTCAAAAATAACGGATTTCGTTTAGGCAAATTACATTTGTTGCATGGTGAAGTGAGTGCACTAAGCAATAAGCACGTACATGACAAGTCATATGTGAAGCCCACATATTTGATGGTTGAGATTGCACGAGTCAACATGGTATGGACTAGGGGTAAGCATGAGTCTAGAGTAGAATTGAAATTGAACCGAACCACCCATAGAAATCGGTCCAATTTTAGGTTCCCACGATCATAGGTTTGGTTCCCGATTTTCAAGAAAGTGGAACCAGCACGAGAATCGGACTAGGGGTGAACATTGGTTTAGAGTAGAACCGGAACCGAACCGAACAAGCCATAGAAACCGATTCAGTTTTAGGTTCCCATGGTTATAGGTCTAGTTCTCGATTCTCAAGAAAGTGGAACCGATATTGTGTGGAAATCGAGAACAAGGAACATTTCAATGTtacgtgtttgaactttttaatgttaatttattttacatgtttatTTTATATGGAATGTTGCTATTCACAAATGAGGATTTTTATTGGTGcattcactttcattttgcttaactaaaaataaaacaaaaacaaaaaaaaaaaagaaagaaagaaattaaccaaaaaaaaaaaaattggctggTTCTTGGTTTGACCGTAGAATCGATTGACGGGGTAGTTTACAAATTTCAAGATAAGTAGAGTAGGTTttcggttccaaaaattggtgAATTGATTTTGATAGGGTATGTTCTAGGTTTCAGGTGAAACATGAATTGACCTTGCAACCACCCATCCCTAGCACGGACGGACTCTAAGCATGAACGAGAACAAGCGCTCTATTATCACAAACGTGAAGTTCCCTCTGGCACCTTGTTCTTGCTTTCCCCCCATTTTGGAGGGAGACAAGTTTGTGCCCTGGGTCTTTCGAGATTTTCTAGTGGTTCAATTCCAAAGCTTCTGTATCTCCATTTCACCTTACAATGACTGAGTGCTCTTGTCAAGAACCTGTTCCTATATGATTATCTACTCATCTCTCTTCTTTCCGGCAAGACAGCACAAGCTCCCCCCAGCAGCTCGGCTCCTTGCCCCACCGCTGGCTCATGCTCTACTCGAAACAATATGGACTGACCATGTTCCTCCAACTTGGCTCAATTCCCACATTGGTGATATCTTCAGATGATTCACCAAGATAAATAACTAAGAACCATGATTTTCAGAAACTATGGCTGTTTCTACGGTCTCAACCTCTGTTACTTTGGAAGTCTCCAGAAGCTCTACTTGAAGCTATTTCttactactaacaccatgatctgtTTGTTCTACTAATTGAGTATTGAGATTCTTTTTTCACGCATAGGAGTCTCGTTGAAGATCACGTCAAGATTTCTCTTTGTTGTCtatctcaaaagaaataaattgagAAGATCGCGATATATGTTAGCCTATAGTCAGCAAAATCTGCAAGTGCACCTTTAACCAAACAATTCAAGCATTCTAATAGCTTTTCATTGCAaactgaggaggaggaggaggaggagcatatctcccatgttccttattctagtgtaACAAGTAGCATAATTTACGCCATGGTATGCACTAGACCCCGCATTTTACAAGCTGTGAGAGTTGT
The genomic region above belongs to Rhodamnia argentea isolate NSW1041297 chromosome 6, ASM2092103v1, whole genome shotgun sequence and contains:
- the LOC115741410 gene encoding cytochrome P450 71AP13-like gives rise to the protein MAMALLQHLFLSTLVIAAVIAFLLKNKLRKRKYNLPPSPPKLPILGNLHQLGKLPHISLHHLARTYGPILFLQLGEIPTVVVSSARMAKEVMKTHDLALSSRPQIFSAKHLFYGCTDMVFSAYGAYWRHIRKICILELLSAKQVQSYSHVREEEVVRLVDRITESNPGTTNLTKLLGLYANDVLCRVAFGRDFSGGGDYDRLGFQKMLEEYQELLGGFSIGDFFPSMEFIHSLTGVKSRLQHTFQRFDNLFDEMLREHQKENKATKLHKYLVDVLLDIQKDGYGEMPLTRDNVKAIILDMFAAGTDTTFITLDWGMTELVINRKAMERAQAEVRSVVGERKYVQETDLPQLQYLKAVIKEIFRLHPPAPVLVPRESMEDITIDGYSIPAKTRFFVNAWSIGRDPQSWVDPESFLPERFLNENSNIDFKGQDFELIPFGAGRRSCPAIAFGTASVELALAQLLHSFDWELPHGTQPKDLDMTEVFGITMHRIANLMVVAKPRFS
- the LOC115741413 gene encoding rhodanese-like domain-containing protein 11, chloroplastic isoform X2, translating into MEALGLPSLRPLTISQSTTSRRVQTAKSSWTKTHSPQGFMELPSLGLSSTFEIRLKKRSVIRMIADMDDYDLKQMKDMAAARKRWDSLAWVKGSTWIPIFDDNSGFDPGTLSRKMTSFVMGGWWSGAPTLSYNKQFLPSIEEKFPKDSDLIVACQKGLRSLAACELLYNAGYRSLFWVQGGLEASEEEDLPREGPQPLKFAGIGGVSEFLGWTDQQRATAAKEGWTYQLVFSARLVGLFLVADALFLGGQQLGRYIQELRTH
- the LOC115741413 gene encoding rhodanese-like domain-containing protein 11, chloroplastic isoform X1 codes for the protein MEALGLPSLRPLTISQSTTSRRVQTAKSSWTKTHSPQGFMELPSLGLSSTFEIRLKKRSVIRMIADMDDYDLKQMKDMAAARKRWDSLIREQKVKCLTPREAGYAIQLSDKTLLDVRPSVERNKAWVKGSTWIPIFDDNSGFDPGTLSRKMTSFVMGGWWSGAPTLSYNKQFLPSIEEKFPKDSDLIVACQKGLRSLAACELLYNAGYRSLFWVQGGLEASEEEDLPREGPQPLKFAGIGGVSEFLGWTDQQRATAAKEGWTYQLVFSARLVGLFLVADALFLGGQQLGRYIQELRTH